Genomic segment of Scomber scombrus chromosome 18, fScoSco1.1, whole genome shotgun sequence:
AGTGGCATATAAACCGCATGATTCACTGACAGAAAGTCAGTGGTGTAAGAAATATAGTTGCTGGTgtaaacaaatcaaatacattAACGAGGAACATTATGGCATGAATTACCTGgcagaaaggggggaaaaagatgGATGTATGTGCACAGACGGATGAAATTCTATACTGTCTGCTCCTGTCAATTTAGCATTCGAAACCCAAATCAAGATGCTGTGATAAGGGCTGTCGCAGCGGCAACAGTTGCCAGGGTAACCTGATGGCAGGATGCTGAGGGTTGAGGGGAGGGGGCTGGGGGGTGGTGGGGGCAGCGTTGCATGTGAGGACATGGGTACAATGCTCAGGTTGATTTGCTACCACTGAGAGAACACTGGCCGGCTCGTGGAGATATGGCACCTCGGAGGAACGTGACTGAGAAGGGGCAACAGGGTGCCATACGAGGCGCCAATGATGACGCCGTTTGGCGCATTAGTCTGaagcctctttcacacatgTGCTGCAAACCTGAAGTTATCCGGACATTACCCGGAGGAGCTGTAGGTAGGTGTAGTAGATTAGAACGCATCTGACACGGACAATCTCCTGttgtgtgttacatgtgtgaaagggcaACGCCGCACAATGTCCGGAACCTGATGCTCCGGACATAGCCCAGAGTTCATATGTGAAAAACGGCTTGAGTGTGTAGTCATGGCAACAAGGTGTTGACATAGCGCAATCGCACTCTGAGCACTGTGATGGCGATGACATTCAGGAAAGCacagagtgagtgtgagtgagctTGTAAACCAGAGCAGGGCCTTTCCTCTCCCCCTGTGCAGAAAAAAAGGACCCAGTGCTGACCATTTCACATTCGCTATGTCTCATCTCAAGCAGAGCCAAAGGGATACAAACAGTGATACTACAATTAAAGTtgattataacaaaaaaaaaaagagaaaaaaaatagccACCAAATTTCACAGACTTCAACTGCCATTTTATGTGCCaggttttttaattttcaaagtGACCTCTGCTAACAGAACATCTCTCATAATTATAACCAGTGTAATTAGctaattataataacaataacaatattacaataaagataacacttgatttaaaaaaacagaaaataatcaaactagataaaaacccaaaatgaaAGACACTTATcataatagttttgttttttttaaaagagatcTATAAGGttctatattttttcatttaattgtctttttctttagaAAAAAATTCACCCACCactgtatactgtactgtatgtcaccTAAGTCTTTCTACTTCACTGAACGAGCTTCGCTTACCTTTAAAAATGCTTGGCAATGCCTGTCGTCCATTTAGCTCCCTGCTGCCATGAAATCCACTCAAACACGATAACACTGAGATACAGTTGTGAAATAATCCTCTGCAAAGGAGCAGTCTTCATCAAAGGTTCATGTCCTGCGTTTAATGCATGATAACATGAGGGGTCCTGACTGCTCCAGACATCAGAGCAGATGAGTCAAGTGAGGGCTGGACTGAGGAAGCCATTTTGAGGGCCAGGTTATTTCCTGCTGATGCATTTGGAGTTCACTTTAGTGGCAAGATGAGTCCATCCCACGGCTGTTCATTCGCCGAAGTCCAACAGGATCAGTCATTAAACAACTTCAGTGTCatatacaaatgaaaaaaaaaaaaaagatgtactTCTCAGCTATTTGTAGGCAcaagtagtaataataatagtcatatgaataataataatgataacacaataacaataatatatcatatcatGATTGTGATAGATCTTATATCATGTTGAAACTGATATTGAACAAATCTAGATTTTTTTAGAGCATGCTAAACTAGCAGCTTTTTAGGAATATACGCAGtaaaatattcatcatttaacattttagccATTAAATGACCATCATAACAAATAAACGCTTGTTATCATTATTACcattatgatcattattattaatactgtagcTATGCTGTATACCAAATGATGACGAGCTCTAGTCGTATTTCATATTTTCGAAGTAGAGCATGAAGATCTCCGTCCTCCAATGACCCTGTTTATGTGAATGCGACAGGAGAGGGAAAACACTTTTTGTGTGGCTACAAAAGAGTCAAGACCAAAATAAATTCACTCAAACACTTTGCCAGGTTTTTGTTATAGCCCCTGCTCAACTGACCTTATGCAGCACAGTTGGAGTGGCCATCTTGTTCCAAGTTAAGAAAGGTTGTAAGGAAGGGCCACTACAacaattgtgtgtattttttattttttttaatatattcttcAGATGTTGTAGTTCTCAGTCAGAAACTTGTGAAAGATTCtttataatttatttctttgaatgaaaatatatttacggtatatataatatgtactTTCAGTCCTTTTCATATCTCTCATTGTCCACTATGCCACGGGACTTTTCTTCTCCCATGATAACCCATTCCTCCTTCAAGAAGACAGTAGCCAGGAAGGTGTGATAGGGAAAAAAGTGAGAAAGTGAGAGTGAAACCACTCCGAAAAAAcaattgttgttgttattctgtCTCCCTGCAAAGTACTAGTACTAGATGTATGTCCTGGACAGAATCACTGCACTGCTCTAATTTTGcttcctctgctctgttttagtgCTTCCTAGAAACCTGGGACCGTACCACTCACCCAAACAATTGTTTGTTATTCAGTGTCTCTGCCAAACACTAATCTGACAACATGTTCAATGGCCAATATAATGTCTCCGTCCAAATATATACACTGAATGCGTCTGGAAATATACGAAGCGTTCTGTATAAAACCTAGAGAGCTTCACTGCACATGTATATTCATAGCTTTCCACTTTGTTTGTGGACGCAAATGAAAAGAGTTGGCGTGATCTCTGACTTTGGCAAAGACTATAGCAGGTTGCACAGGCAACTGAATGATTCTGATGTTTGTGGTttacattgtaaatgtaaatgtatctgATTTCGTTGAACAGTATGTGCAGATGCTACTGGTGGGACTAGTGCTGATCAGATATCGCACACCGTCTTCTACAGTCTCCCTATCTGCTTCTCTCTGTCAACAGATTGACAACGCAAAGCAGTGACTATGTGAAATTTCATTGTCCACGAGGACAGTAGGCTACAAACAGTCTCACGTACTTGGTCTCACAGGCTCTTTCTGTTTCTATCCAGCATCCCCTTCTTCTTACCTCTTACTTTCACTCTCACTTTTACTCAGATTTGAGTCTCTTGCACATTTTCTTTGGAGCCGCTTTTAAAAAGCAGTGGCTCATTCTGCCCTTTACCCATTAGGCCTTTCAGAGAACTGTGGAGACCCAACTGGGGCAGGGGCAGGGGCACGGGGGAGGGAAGGGTGCCACCCGAGAGAGTACCCCCAGTGGTAGACGTTGGAACCTGGGAACATGATATGGACATGTTCTGAGAGCAAGGCGaggggttgttgttgttgttgaggcCCATACCAGTACCCGTGCCCATGCCCAAACTCATCATGTTGTTGTTGAAGTGATGGGTTTTGTAGTAGTGGTTGAGGTGCTCCGATCGGGCCAGGTTCGGCAGGTTGACTATCTCTGGGTGGTGCAACCTGAGGCTCTGGCCCCCTCCTAGTCCACTGCTTCCAGTCTGCGTCACGGTGGAGCCTCCTGAGATACCGCTGCCCCGACCACTGGCCCCGGCACCCAGCTCATCCTCCACATTGATGATCTCGATGGCACGAGCGGGGCCGTGGTGTTTATGCAGCTGGTGTTGCTTCCTTAGCTTGTAGAACACCACCAGCATCACTGCTGCCATGAAGGTAATGGCTACGAAGCAGCCAATGATGATCTTGGTGGTCTTCATCACATCATCCAGGCCTGAGAAGCCCGGTTCCGTGATGGGCACAGTGAAGGTGGGTCGAGTGGCCcgcggagaggaggaggaccaGCTGGCTGACAGAGAAGAGGCTGTGGTAGGAAAACCTTCCGACCACAGGTGGCCTGAGGGAGTCGGACCAGGATGAACACGAATGGTGGTCTCATTAATGGCAACTAATGCGGATTCTTCATTTCCCGGCGTCTCAACTGTTTCCACGGTGACTGTTGTAAAGTAGGTGTAGTTGACACTGGCATCAGCGGCGGTGACATTGAGGACAGCGGTTGCCGTGGTATTGCCAGCTGCATTGGTGACCATGCAGGTGTACTGGCCCGTGTCTCGCAGGGTGACATTCGTGAAGTTGAGTGTGCCATCATGCAGGACGGATATCCGCACCCGGTAGGAGCCGTGGGTCATGAGAGTGCCGTTGGGGGTGATCCAGTTGACAGATGTTGTGGAGGTGCTTGTGCGACACTTGAGCTCAGCAGCCATACCCTCCGTGACATTGAGGTCTGTAGGTGGCTCGACGATGACGGGCGCATAGCAGGTGAAGTGGCTCTGGTCAAGCTCTCCGATGTACTTGCCCTTTAAGAATGGGGGAGCATGGCAGCGGGCACAGCAGGTGGTGTTGCTTGGCACCGTCTCTTTCAGCCACCAACTAAGCCAAAGCACATCACAGTTGCAGACCCAGGGGTTGTGGTTAAGGTGCACCCTCTCCAGCTGGTGAAGGGGTGTGAAGAGGTCATGGGGCAAGGAGTGTAGAGAGTTATGAGACAGGTTGAGCTCCTCCAGGTTTTTCAGGTCATCAAAGGCGTTGCGCTCAATGACGGACACCTGTGAATGCATGAGCCACAGCTTGCGGAGAGACACCAAGCCCTGGAAGGAACCGGGTCGGATGATCTCCAGCCGGTTTCCTGAcagctccagctcctccaaACGCACAAGAGCAGTCAGTTTGGGAATGTCCTTCAGCCCACACATGCCCAGGTTCAGGTACCGTAGATTGATGAGGCCCACAAAGGCTGCGTCAGAGATGAAATCCAACTTCTTGAGCTCACCAAGGTCCAGGCGACGCAGCGAGGGCACACGGTGGAAGGCATAGCCTGGCAAAGTCTCAATAGGGTTGTTGCGCAGCCATAGCTCCCGCAGCTTGCTGAGGTACTCAAAGGCATGTGATGGCACCAGTGTGAGGCGGTTGTCGAAGAGCTCCAGTGTGTTGAGGTTGGGGAGGCCATTGAACGCTCCTACTTCAATCTGACGGATCTGATTCTTGGAGAGCTGGAGGATCTCAAGGTGCCTCAAGTGCTTGAAAGTGTCTGACTTGATAACCTGGAGGAACAGATAATGATAAAGTTACTGTACAACATGTAGCATGAAACAAAAGTGCAAGTGTCTGTTACGATGACCTATCTGGTTACTTTTGATAATTTAAAGTATTGGTTAAAGTGAAATAGTGGTGTCCACAAGCAGAAGTAATTTATtcttataaaaacaaaatttttGACAAACTCAGGGACACATACAACTTTCAATCCGTGGAATCATTTCACAACTATTTATGTGTCTTCTCATGTTGGCTCatgttttaatttccttttcttaaacacaattttaatatATGTTATACTGCATATAACAtacatatgtttatatgtatgtattatatattgcaCTGAGAAATGAATGGCTTTTCAGAACATTATcaaaccatgttttttttttgaacattcaaaacattatgaatgaataattcAAAGGCATAAATGTGGCTGCACacatgtttaaataaacaatctataaaatatgaatgatttCTTTTATCTGCTCATATTGGTAACAGCTGACCCTTCCATCTCAGTGACTGTCACTTCTGTCTGCGGGGGAAGAAGGGTTTTTTCAGACACATGACAGACACAGATTCCCACTGACTGCTGACAGCAATGTGATCCGACTCTGCAGGCCACCCTGGCCTACATGCAGGAGTCTCCTTGTTATTGATGAAACAACACACATTGGGTGATGGACTGAGTGTGCACTGTTCCTAACCCTAGCCTGCTGAGAAGCACATTTATCTGGTTTTGGTGGTTTTTCTTAGTTCAGATTGAGTTTTTTCACATAAATAAGTGGCAAGAGAGTCAGAGAACTCTATTCACAACCCACTGTATGAATCATGACGCTTTGGCACAGCACAGCTTGGTGGAGTACTGATGATAAAAAATGGGACAAAAAATGATGACACAATTTGCAGTTTAGTGCTAATAATCAGCAAACTATCATGTGACAAAAAGCAGGTGTTCAGCACTTGACTTTTTGTTACATATCCAAGCACTGTGGTAAACCCAGTCCCATGTCTAATTCTGACCTTATTTCAGTGCACACACCCGACACTGAAAGTGCTTTTCACAGTGGGAAAAGTGAGACTCAGGGGACTGACACATTATAATCCCTTGATAATAAGCTGATTATCAGTGTTTGGACTATTAACATGAAGTGTCACAACAAATCACCACATCttgtttttaagatgttttcatGTGAAGCATCATGTCAAATGCTTCTCatgtttttgtgatgttttttttatgtgaagcaaCGGACCGTAGCACTATGCCCAAAGATAAATTTCCCCTCGGGGACAATAAACTTTACTCGACTCAACTCAAGACAAAACTATGAACCTAAATTAatcccctccaaaaaaaaactttaaatattctGTGTGACACTTTAAAAAACCCACTTTGCAAGTAAGCAAACAAAAGAGATGTTTTCCTTCATGAATACATGATTTCTGAAAAACATGGGTGCCATGGGCCATGGGCAGCACACACTAGTATCGGTGCAGTCCAACTGGAGCTCGCTTGGCAAGAAGTCAAAGACAAACAGCTAGTGAGCGCAACTAAAAGCCACTTAAATCTCTGACTGTTTGAGATATGTGTGGCCAAAGCCCTctgtgagacacacagagactccTGGAGTCAGGCCATAGCTTCTTCTGTATGTAGAGCAGGAAGGGGGGAGGATAGgcaaaaaaggagggagagagggagagagagagagagagggaggggtggggaTGTTAAGAGGGGGTGGGAGCTGTCAAGGCTTTACTCTCAGGGTACTcagtgaaggaaaaaataagCCAGAGAATCTAGGATGCCTTCAggtgttaaaacatttttagatttttaatcatttcaagtGGGGCTGCAGGATACAACAAACCGAATCGGAATTTGTAGGCTAGAAATGAAACGcaatgaatattattattatttcttttttttttttttttcatgtgaaccGTATCTTTTAAATCCTCACACACAAAATCATGTGTCCCATTTATGCAGCATTAATGTCCCATAACGTTTAATAAGATGTTTTCTCCGAGAAGCGGGGAGATGTAAGACGCCTCTGCCCGACGTACGGAGCAGTTTGACACGATAAGAGAGGTGCACTGGACAATTTTAACGATGTTTAGCAAACTCGTTCGTTTTCATTAGAGGAGATAAAATGTGGTGGAATTGaattaaaaatcacaaaagaaCAAAGCACTGTCAGCAACATGAGGAGGGATCCAATTACTTCAAATGCTGCTGCAAATAGTAAAATCAACCCACTGTTTATAAATGTAGAGATTAATGTTCTTTGTATCGATGGTCTGTGGTTAAATGATCTTCCCTTGCAGCTGTAAAGCCACAAAACGCTGTCTAGGGACTCTAGATAAATTGGTAATGCATACAAAAGGCAGCACGGTGTCATAGAAATATGCCTTGCTTTCAATTCATAAAATATTCCTTCAGTTCAGCAGAGGTTTAGCAGAGGTGCCTTTTTCTATCATCGTCACCGCTTTACTTTCTGCCTTTTCTCAGAAGTTAAGTTtctaagagaaaaaaaccctataTCAACAAGTTAATCCTAAAATCCACAACTGGCTGTAAAAGCACATTCCTGATTGTGAgcaaacaaataatttaaaaaactgtaaaaaaaaaaaaaaaaaaaaaatcataaatattttaatgtgcgtgtgtgtgtgtgtgtgtgtgtgtgtgtgtgtgtgtgtgtgtgtttgtgtgtgtgtgtgtgtgtgtgtgtgtgtgtgtgtgtgtgtgtgtgtgtgtgtgtgaaggtatTTGAGTCTGAATGTACTCTGAAGGAGAAAATCCCCAATCCGTTACACAGGATTTGTCTCTTCTATCAATAACTATATAAATAGCAACAGTTTGAATCAATAACTCTATTAAGACGTGTCAATACgcttttttgctgaaaaaaa
This window contains:
- the lrrc4ba gene encoding leucine-rich repeat-containing protein 4B, which codes for MRIATLTCLPGPSPFLFLLAQLLLRLLLPGPELVGAASSCPSLCTCSNQASRVICTRQNLEEVPESISVNTRYLNLQENSIQVIKSDTFKHLRHLEILQLSKNQIRQIEVGAFNGLPNLNTLELFDNRLTLVPSHAFEYLSKLRELWLRNNPIETLPGYAFHRVPSLRRLDLGELKKLDFISDAAFVGLINLRYLNLGMCGLKDIPKLTALVRLEELELSGNRLEIIRPGSFQGLVSLRKLWLMHSQVSVIERNAFDDLKNLEELNLSHNSLHSLPHDLFTPLHQLERVHLNHNPWVCNCDVLWLSWWLKETVPSNTTCCARCHAPPFLKGKYIGELDQSHFTCYAPVIVEPPTDLNVTEGMAAELKCRTSTSTTSVNWITPNGTLMTHGSYRVRISVLHDGTLNFTNVTLRDTGQYTCMVTNAAGNTTATAVLNVTAADASVNYTYFTTVTVETVETPGNEESALVAINETTIRVHPGPTPSGHLWSEGFPTTASSLSASWSSSSPRATRPTFTVPITEPGFSGLDDVMKTTKIIIGCFVAITFMAAVMLVVFYKLRKQHQLHKHHGPARAIEIINVEDELGAGASGRGSGISGGSTVTQTGSSGLGGGQSLRLHHPEIVNLPNLARSEHLNHYYKTHHFNNNMMSLGMGTGTGMGLNNNNNPSPCSQNMSISCSQVPTSTTGGTLSGGTLPSPVPLPLPQLGLHSSLKGLMGKGQNEPLLFKSGSKENVQETQI